The Flavobacteriales bacterium genomic sequence CAGGATCTCCGAGTCGTAAATGTTCTTGGAGCATCCGAGGGTGATCACGTGTACTTTTTTCTCACCCGCCTTGGTTCGCATGACTGAAAAGGGATTCTACAAATTCGCGGCTGTTGAAGGGCTGAAGATCTTCCTTCTTCTCTCCTATGCCGATGTATTTAACGGGTACCTTGAACAGGTCGGAGATACCGATCACCACGCCACCTTTGGCCGTGCCGTCGAGCTTGGTGAGTGCAAGGGCATTCACATCGGTGGCGGCGGTAAACTGGCGGGCTTGCTCGATGGCATTCTGGCCGGTGGAGGCATCCAATACTAGCAGCACTTCCTGGGGCGCGCCCGGGATGACCTTATCCATCACCTTGCGGATCTTGCTGAGTTCGTTCATGAGTCCGACCTTATTATGCAAACGTCCTGCTGTATCAATGATGATCACGTCGGCGCCCTGTGCGAGTCCGGACTGTACCGTATCATACGCCACCGAAGCCGGGTCGGCGCCCATGCCCTGGTTCACGAGGGGCACGTCCACCCTTTCCGACCATATCTTAAGCTGATCAACGGCAGCAGCGCGGAAGGTATCGGCGGCGCCGAGCAGCACCTTTTTGCCGTTCCTGGAAAACTGCCAGGCCAGCTTGCCGATGGTGGTGGTTTTGCCCACGCCGTTCACACCTACAACCATGATCACGTGTGGTTTGTTGGGAAGGGTGCCGGTAAAGGGATCGGATTCCTCGCCGCCGTGTTCTGCCAGCAGGGCTTGTATTTCTTCACGCAGAATGCCATTCAGCTCCGTTGTATTGATGTATTTATCGCGGGCCACGCGTTGCTCAATGCGGTTGATGATCTTGAGTGTGGTTTCCACACCCACATCGGAAGATACCAGGATGCCTTCGAGTTCATCGAGTACTTCGGCATCCACGCGTGACTTACCGACAACGGCGCGACTGAGTTTGGTGAATAGGTTTTCCTTGGTTTTGGAAAGGCCTTCGTCAAGACTTTTCTTTTTTTCCCTGGAGAATAGACCGAACATGGATCTGTGAGATTATGGAAAATGAAAAAAGCCTTCTCCTGTGAAGAAAGCTTTTTTATAAGTGGTAGATAGGAAAAGACTAACCCTCCTTTGTTTCGGCGGCTGGATCTTTTCCTTTCAGAAAATCGTTGATGTGGTCATTGTGTACGACCTCTTCCCGGAAGGTGTAAGCACCGGTCTTGTCGGACTTCACCATTTTAATTACACGGGTAAAATCTTTACCCTGTCCGGTTTTCAGCGTTGCGACGGTCTTTTTAGCCATGGGATATCTTACTTGATTTCTTTATGAACGGTCCGCTTCTTCAGGATAGGGTTGAATTTCACCAGTTCAATCCTGTCAGGGGTGTTTTTCTTGTTCTTGGTTGTGATGTACCTGGAAGTGCCTGCCAGACCACTGTTTTTGTGTTCTGTGCACTCGAGGATCACCTGAACCCTGTTTCCTTTCTTGGCCATGATCGTAAAATTTTGAGGCGCAAAGATAGCGATAGTTTGACAACAATCCTACTCCTTACCAAATTTTATCGTATCCCCGGGGTAAGCACCATGATTTTACCCGTTTCAAGGGGAATGCCGTCCAGCATCAGGGTCACCATGTATACTCCGTTGGCCAGGCCGGATGCTACGGGAACATTTCCGCTCGTACCTTCCAATTCCCTGGCCAGCAACGTGCGACCCGTGATGTCATTGAGGCGGACTTCCTTCTTCCCTTTGAGTGAGCCGTAATTGTAACGGATGCTGAACTCACCCTGCGAAGGGTTGGGGTACAACACCAGTTCACCGCCGTGTGCCTGCAGGTCGGTACCTGTGCTTACATCCACCGAATCAATCACCCTGAACTCGTCAATGCCACCTTCCACATAATGCCCGCCGCCACTGACCAGGTCGCTGCAGGTCACGATCAGTTTCATGTTAGAAGTCATGGTCATATAGTCCTTCATGCGGTAATATCTTTTCACCCATTGGCTTTGGATGGAATCAGGGGTGATCACATCGATGTTTTTGGTGACCGAACCGTTGGTCAGCTGAATCTTCAGGGTATCATTGGGTGCACCGCTGCCGCCACCATTATAGAACCAATAGTAGAGGCTGATGTATGGAGAATTGCCGGACCCCGGATCGAACACGGGTGAGGTGAGGATGGTGGACCCGTTGTCCACATCATCCGTTCCGGCACTGCCGCCACCATTGCCGGTTACGTAAGCCTGGTTATAGCAATCGGTGGATACGTCCTCATCCGGACTCGCAGGTGTGCTGCCGTTAACCGTACCCACAGGTTCGCCGATTACCCATGCACCGGTGGAGGCGTCACCTGTGACCGCCCAACCGTTATCAAAGGTGAAGTCATCGTAATAACCCACAGGAAGCGTCAGGGTAACGGTGTTGTTGATGGAATCAACTGAGACGGTCATGCAATCATTCACATACCCCCACTTACCTGCGATGAAATCATAGGCACCATTGGTCATGTTGGAAATGGTGAAGGTACCGGCTGAATCGGTCACCGGATTGAAGTCGAAATCCTGGTTCACCACTTTCACATTGGCACCGGGCACCGGGTTACCGCTCCCCTCTTCAACCACCATGCCGGTGAATTCAAACTGATGTTGCTTGATCAGTTTTACATTCAGATTGGTCACCACGCCATTGGTCAGCACCACACCCTTCACGGTCCTGGGCAGGTAGCTGGGTTCGGAGAAGGTCACGTCGTAGGTTCCGGCATCGATGGTACCGGTGGCATAATCGCCGCTGATGTTGCTGTTTTTTACAATGCCGGAGGAAACGATATCCACGCTCACATTCGGGATGGGTGCCAGGGTAAGGGAATCCTTCACATTGCCTTCGAGGTAGCACCCTCTCTTATAGGTAGGACCATACACAAACAACCCCTCGCCAATGTTGCTTTCGATGATGTTACCGGAAGGCAGCCAGGGATATGCCCCCCAGGCACCGTCGTATCCGTTTCCGCTCAACGGCTCTGAATCATAATACCCCACTTGCACGATGTTATTGGGTCTGCTCACGTCGTGGATGGTGGTTCCGTCGCGGTAGTATGACGTTACCAGGTAGCCGTTGATATAATGGGTATTGTGAACCACGGCATTGGAGCCGGGGTTGGATTGGATCTTGTCGAGCAGCTTGATGTTCCCGAGATCCGACACATCAAAGGATCCGATGAATGCATTGCTGATCTCGTCGGTGGTGAAGAGGTACTTGTTGTCGTCGGAAATCCATGCATTGTGAGCGAAGGCACCGGGCGTTTGCTGGGTGGCGAGTGCTTTTGGTTTTGATTTGTCGGACACATCGATCACGGCAAAATTCCCGTCGTAGATAGCGGATCCCCACAGGGTATCTCCGCGCACCATCCCGTCGTGCAGATAGTAATCTTCAAAGGCTCCCAGGTATTGCGGTTTTTCGGGATCGTTGTTCAGGTCAAGGATAACGGCCCCACCGTTGTGGGTGTTGGCGCCAAACACGTAGCAAATACCATTTTCATCTATATAAAGGTTATGTGCCTTTTTGAAATAGGTGGTATCGTTGATCACCTTGGGGCTGGGTGTGGCGGATGGAAGTCCGGAAAGATCAATGATCATCAGTCCGTTGCCGGTCTCATTGGTGATGTAGGCATGCTTGTTCCATGTCTTCAGGTCACGCCAGGTGGAAGCCGATCCGGCGGTGTAGAACACTTCGGTGGGTTTGGTGGGATCCGTCACGTCCACGATGGAAACGCCGCTGCGGCATCCGACGAGGGCATATTCGTTGCCGGCCGTATCCACATAGCCCCAGATATCACTCAAGCTCTGGCTATAGGTTAAGCTTCCCAGCAGGTTCATGTTTTTGCTTTGCTGGGCGAAAGCGGTCAGACTGCATGCGCATACACATAGGAGGGTCCAGAGGTTTCTCATAAGAATTCTGTTTTTTAGGATGCGGTAAACGAACAAATACGCGGGGAGTGGAATAAAGCAATATCGTCAGAAATACGATCAAAGTCAAATCTCAATTGAACGCCATCCCCTATCCGGAGAGGTTTTCCGGGATGCATTTGAAGTGATCGGCGACGAATCGGAAGATATCGCACATAAACTTTTTTCGCCCGACTTCTGCAAAGCCATGCAAATGCCCGGCGCAAACAGAAAGCTTTCTGTATGTTAATTTCTTTTTTTCTAATATCTGGCAGACGTTTCTATTTTTGGGGTCCGAACCAAAAAATGATCGCATGAAGTTTTTCATTGATACCGCCAACCTAAAGGAGATCCGGGAAGCCCAGGACCTGGGTGTACTGGACGGTGTAACCACCAATCCATCACTGATGGCCAAGGAAGGTGTAAGTGGTCAGGAAAATGTCATCCAACATTACCTGGAGATCTGCGACATTGTGGACGGAGACGTGAGCGCCGAGGTGATTGCCACCGATTTCAAAGGCATCATAGCCGAAGGTGAGAAGCTGGCAGCCCTGCATCCGCAAATAGTTGTCAAGGTTCCGATGATCCGTGACGGCATCAAAGCGATCAAGCACTTCAGCTCGAATGGCATCAAAACCAATTGCACCCTGGTGTTTTCTGCCGGACAAGCATTGCTGGCGGCCAAGGCGGGCGCAACCTATGTTTCTCCGTTCATCGGACGCCTGGATGATGTGGCAACAGACGGAATGGAACTGATCCGGCAGATCGTGCATATCTACGACAATTACGGATATGGCACGGAAGTGCTGGCTGCATCCATCCGGCATACCATGCACCTGATCCAGTGTGCCGAGGCGGGCGCCGACGTGGCTACCTGTCCGCTGAACGTGATCACCGGACTTCTCAAGCATCCGCTCACCGACATCGGTCTTGAGAAATTCCTGGCGGATCATAAGAAAAGTCAAGAACAAGCCAAAGCCTGACCTCCCGCATGCTTTTAGATATTCATCCAGACAACCCGGACGAGCGTAAGATCAAGAAAGTTGTGGAGTGCCTGTTGGACGGTGGCGTGATCATCTACCCAACAGATACCGTTTACGGCATGGGCTGTGACATTCACAACGCCAAAGCCTTTCAGAAGATCTCGCAGCTGAAGAACATCAAACCCGAAAAGGCGAACTTTTCCATCATATGCCATGACCTCAGTCATATCTCCGAGTACACACGGCACATGGACAACACCACGTACAAGGTGATGAAACGGGCGCTGCCTGGACCATTCACCTTCATCCTGCATGCAGGCAGCAGTTTGCCCAAGCATTTCAAGAACAAAAAGAAAACCATCGGGATCCGCATCCCCGATCATTTGATTCCAAGGGCCATCGTCAACGAACTGGGACGCCCCATCCTGACCACTTCGGTGCACGACGACGATGAGATCCTTGATTACATCACCGACCCGTATGACATCCACGAGAAATTCAAAGACAAAGTGGACATCGTCATTGAGGGCGGCTTCGGACACAACCAGGCATCAACGGTAGTGGATTGCACCACCGGAACGTATGAGGTTTTGCGACAAGGATTGGGACGTTTGGAGGACATTCTCTGAGGTTTGTCGATTCATTGTCACCTTATCCTTCCCCTACCCGTATAGATGATCAAACAGAACCCTACAAACCAAGGTTCCCGTGTAGTGTAACCGGAGGAGGCGAAATATGACTATGGCGATTTCACTCGTAAGACTCGACTCATTTGTACAGGACGGTCGCAAAATGATCAAACTTGAATGTGACCCAACCGTGGCTCCGCCCAACCTGACAGATATCATCCAGGGTTGCAGGTGGGACGATAAAGAACAATGCTGGGTTTTCGAGAATTCAACAGAAACACTCAGTGCCGTGTTCCGTCTTTTTCACAGAAAAGCATGGGTGAGCACGGAAGGATTGGTGGCGTGAGAGCTCACGGTGTTCGCGTAATTGACTCCCTTCGGTCGTGTAAAGGTGCTGCGCTGTAAATTACTCCCTCCGGTCGTGTAATATGCTGCGCTGTAAAATGAGTAACAAGCTCCCTCCGGTCGCGTAATAGTCCCGGCCCTTTCATTATCCTTACCCCTTTACTTCCTTACCTCCTTACCTCCTTACCTCCTTACCTCCTTACTTCCTTACTTCCTTACTTCCTTACCCCTTTACCCCTTTACCTCACCCTCACACCAAAAACTGAAACAGATCCGGGCGGTTGTTCAGGTATTCAAAAACAAATTGTTTGTCTTTCAGGCGTTGGATGAGTCCGTCGAAGTCGGCCGGGTCCTGCAGCTCAATGCCGATGACGGCTGGTCCGCGTTCACGGCTGTTCTTCTTCGAGTATTCGAAATGGGTGATGTCGTCTTTCGGTCCCAGCACATCGTTAAGGAACTCTCGCAAGGCACCGGCCCGCTGCGGGAACCTGATGATGAAGTAATGCTTGAGGTTCTCGTACAGCAGTGACCGCTCTTTGATTTCCTCGGTGCGGGTGATGTCGTTGTTGCTGCCGCTCACGACGCAAACCACGGTCTTGCCCTTGATCTCTTTTGCATACTGGTCGAGCACGGCGATTGAAAGTGCACCGGCCGGCTCCACCACGATGGCATCTTCGTTGTAAAGCTTCATGATGGTACTGCACACTTTGCCTTCATGTACCGTCGCCATGCCATCCAGCACTTCCTTACAGAGGGCGAAGGTTTTTTCTCCCACCCGCTTCACGGCAGCACCATCTACAAAACGTTCGATGGTATCCAGCGTTACCAGCTCCCCTTTTTCCAGGGATATTTTCATGGCGGGCGCCCCTTCGGGTTCCACGCCTATGATTTTGGTTTTCGGACTGAGCTGCCGGAACACACTGCCCACGCCGGCTGCCAGGCCACCGCCGCCTACGGGCACAAACAGGAAATCGATGGTTTCACGTTGATCTTCCAGGATCTCCATGCCCACCGTTGCCTGGCCTTCGATCACCTTGTTGTCATCGAAGGGATGGATAAAGGTCATGCCATCCTGCTCGCAGCGCGCCAATGCTTCACGGAACGAGTCGTCGAAAGTGTCGCCCTGCAATACCACTTCCACGGCGTTCTGGCCGAACATGCGTACCTGGTTCACCTTTTGCCTGGGTGTGGGTGCGGGCATGTAAATCACGCCTTTGATGCCCAGGCGGTGACAGGCATACGCCACACCCTGGGCGTGGTTGCCTGCGCTGGCGCAAATAACACCCTTGGCCCTGGACGCTTCATCCAGGGAAGCGATCTTGTTGTAGGCGCCGCGGATCTTGTATGATCTCACGGTTTGCAGATCCTCCCTTTTCAGCAACACCCGGCAACCGTACTTTTCAGACAGGTTGAGGTTGAGCATCAGGGGGGTGCGGTTGACGACTTCATTCAGGCGAAGCTGGGCCTCCCTGACTTTATCAAGGCTGACCAGCTCCGCCGTCATGGCATTTTCCTTTACATCCATTATAACCATTTGTTTTACTTCTGTCTTTCCGGACGAAGCTTGCGCACCTGCGCACCAGCCTGCCACATTTCCGATTCCTTCAGTTCGGCAAGCTCTTTGGAAAGACGCTCACGGTAATCGTTCTGGCGGTTGGCTTCGATCACAACCTTGGCTTCGTTGCCTGAAGACACGCTTTGGTACAGGTCTTCAAAAACCGGCGTTACCGCTTCACGGAACTTATGACGCCAGTCGAGTGCACCGCGTTGTGCAGTGGTGGATGTGTTGGCATACATCCAGTCCATACCGTTCTCAGCCACCAGCGGCATCAGGCTTTGGGTCAGTTCTTCCACCGTTTCATTGAATGCTTCGGAGGGCGAGTGACCGTGCTTGCGCAGGATGTTGTACTGGGCTTCGAACACACCGGCCAGGGCGCCCATCAGGATGCCGCGCTCTCCGGTGAGGTCGCTGAACACTTCCTTCTTGAAATCGGTTTCAAAAAGATAGCCGGAGCCCACACCGATACCCAGGGCAACCACCCTGTCGCGGGCTTTACCGGTTGCATCCTGGAAGATGGCGTAGCTGGAGTTCAATCCTTTTCCTTCCACGAACAAACGACGCAGGGAAGTACCGGAACCCTTGGGGGCTACCAGGATCACGTCTACGTTGGGCGGAGGAATGATACCTGTCTGATCTTTATAGGTAACGCCGAAGCCGTGTGAGAAATAGAGGGCTTTTCCGTCGGTGAGGTGTTTTTTCACGGTGGGCCAAAGAGCAATCTGACCGGCATCCGACAACAGGTACTGGATGATGGTGGCCCGCTCGCAGGCTTCTTCGATCTCAAACAGATCCTTGCCTTCTACCCAGCCGTCCTGTACGGCCTTGTCCCATGACTTGGAACCTTTGCGCTGACCTACGATCACATTGAAACCATTGTCTTTCAGGTTCAGGGATTGACCGGGACCTTGCACACCGTAACCGATTACGGCTACTACCTCGTCTTTCATTACTTCCCTGGCCTTTTCCAGGGGAAACTCTTCCCGTGTAACAACGTTTTCTTCAACGCCGCCAAAATTGATTTTTGCCATGATTTCCTTTTTTAATTTGATTGATGAATAATTAGAATATGATTCGGTTATGCTTCCACCCTGCTGTCGAGTTCCCGAAGGTACGCGCTCAGGGCCATGATGGGCTTGGTGACTGCCACCCTTCCGGATCTGACAAACTGCAGAACGCCATAGGGTTGCAATGCGTTATATAATGCCTGGGTTTCATCCTTGTGGCCGGTTTTTTCGATCACCATGAAGTCGGGTTCAACAGCCAGGATGCGCGCATGGTTATCGCGGATGAGGCGTTCTACGTCGCCACCGTTGGACATGACCTTTGTAGGCACTTTGTAGAGTGCGATCTCCTGGTGGATGACTTCATGTTCTTCATGCACGAATGCCCGGAACACTTCCACCACTTTCTCGATCTGTTTCACAACGCGCTCCGCAGCGTCCCGTGTGGAGTTCACCACGATGGTGAAGCGGTGGATACCTTTGACTTCCGATTCCGATACCGTCAGGCTTTCGATGTTGATTTTCCTGCGGTTGAAAATGATGGTGATTTTGTTCAGCAGACCGGCGAAATTCTCGGTGTATACACTGATGGTCAATTCTTTCATGACTCGTTTACCTTGTTGTATTATTTCTCAAGTTTGATTTCTGTTAAGCAAGCACCTGCCGGCACCATCGGAAACACGTTGTCTTCCTTTTCTACCATTACTTCCAGCAGGTAGGGTCCGTCGTGGTCGAGCATGTTTTTGATGGCTTGCTGCAATCCGTCACGTTCAGACACCCGCTCACTCTCCACGCCGAATGCTTTCGACAGGGCAACGAAATTGGGGTTGGTCATTTCCGTGAACGAGTACCGTTTTTCAAAGAACAGTTGCTGCCATTGCCTCACCATTCCAAGGAAATTGTTGTTGAGGATCACCACCTTCACGGCCGCTTTGGTCTGGAAGATGGTTGCCATTTCCTGCAGTGTCATCTGGAAACCTCCGTCGCCGATGATGGCCACCACTTCCCTGTCGGGTCTTCCGATCTTGGCGCCGAGGGCAGCGGGCAATGCGAAGCCCATGGTGCCTAGTCCGCCTGATGTAACGTTGCTGTCGGGCTTCCGGAATTTGTAGAACCTGGCGCCGATCATCTGGTGCTGGCCTACGTCCGTTACCACAATGGCTTCCCCTTTTGTCATTTCCGACAACATGTTCACCACTTCAGACATGCGCAATTCGTCGCCCGTTGGGTTAAGGGCTTCATGGGTTACTTTTTCTTCTTCTTTCTTCGTGCAAGCTTCGAATTCTGCCAGCCATTCGGGATGGGATTGTTTCTCAAGCAGCGGCAGCAACGCTTCGAGTGCAAGTTTTGCGTCTGCATTCACCGGCACGTCCGCTTTCACGTTCTTGTGTATCTCCGCCGGGTCAATCTCGATGTGGATCACCTTGGCCTGTTTCGCATAGGTGGAAAGCTTTCCGGTTACGCGGTCGTCAAAGCGCATCCCCACGGCAAGAAGCACATCACATGAATTGGTGAGGATGTTGGGACCGTAATTGCCATGCATACCCAGCATACCCACATACAGCGGGTGATCAGGGGGGAATGCCGACAATCCGAGCAGCGTAGAAGCCACAGGGATACCGGCTTTTTCAGCAACCTTTTGCAAAGCGTCCGTTGCACCGGAGATGAGGATACCGTGTCCGGCAAGTATATAAGGGCGCTGTGCATTGTTCAGCAGTTCTGCAGCTTTCTTCACTTCCTCCATGTCTAACTTCGGAGCCGGCACATAGCTGCGCACCTGTTTGCATGGTTTATACTGGAAGTCCAGTTCTCCGAACTGTGCATCTTTGGTGATATCCACGACAACCGGACCGGGTCTTCCGGATTTTGCCAGGAAGAAAGCTTTGGCGATGGCTGCCGGTATTTCTTCCGCGGACGTCACCTGATAGTTCCATTTGGTTACCGGCATGGAGATACCGATCACGTCTGTTTCCTGAAAGGCGTCTGTTCCCAGCAAAGCGCTCACCACCTGTCCGGTGATACACACCATGGGCGTTGAATCGATGCAGGCGTCGGCGATACCTGTGATCAGGTTGGTGGCACCGGGACCGGATGTGGCGAAACAAACGCCCACCTTACCGGTTACCCTGGCGTACCCCTGGGCTGCGTGTGTGGCACCTTGTTCGTGGCGCACCAGCACGTGGTTCACCTGATCCTGGTAGTCATACAATGCATCGTAAATGGGCATGATGGCGCCACCTGGGTAACCGAAAATGGTGTCCACACCTTCATGCAAAAGGGCCTGGATCACGGCTTCGGATCCGGTCATTTTACCTTTCTTAAGGGCGGTTGGTGCCTGGGGGGCCTTGGTTTTAACAGCAGTACTCATGTTTTTGTCTTTTCAATTTTCTTAGAGATCGGTCACGCATCCCTGCGAAGCAGAGGAAACGGATTTCGCATATTTATATAAGATTCCCTGGTTGTGCAGGGGTTCTGGTTTCACCCATTTGTTTTTTCGTTGCTGAAGTTCCGCTTCGCTGATCTTTACTTCCATGACGCGGTTGCGTGCGTCAATGGAAATCGTGTCGCCATCCTGAACAAGGGCGATGGCGCCTCCTTCCATGGCTTCCGGTGTGATGTGCCCGACCACGAAGCCGTGCGTACCTCCGGAGAACCGGCCGTCGGTGATCAGGGCTACTTCCTTTCCGAGTCCGGCGCCCATGATGGCTGAGGTCGGCTTAAGCATCTCCGGCATACCCGGACCGCCCTTGGGACCTACATACCGGATCACCACCACATCACCTTTCTTCACCTTGCCGGCCATGATCCCGTCATTTGCTTCGAACTCGCTGTTGAATACGCGCGCGGTTCCTTCAAAATGGTCGCCTTCTTTCCCGGTGATTTTGGCCACCGAGCCTTCCGGCGCCAGGTTACCGTAAAGGATCTGGATGTGACCGGTGGCTTTGATGGGTTTGTCCAGGGCGTGGATGACTTCCTGTCCGGCTGCCAGCGGTTTCACATCCGCCAGGTTTTCGGCCAGGGTTTTTCCGGTAACGGTCAGGCAATCGCCATGCAGGTAACCGGCATCCAGCAGAACTTTCATGACTGCCGGAACGCCACCCACGATGTGGAGGTCTTCCATCAGGAAGCGACCGCTGGGTTTCAAGTCGGCGATGAACGGAACCTTGTCGCTGATGGCCTGAAAATCTTCCAGGCCCCATTTGAGTCCGGCTGCCCTTGCAATGGCAAGGAAGTGAAGTACGGCATTGGTGGAACCGCCGAGGGCCATCACGAGCGTGATGGCATTTTCGAACGACTTCCGGTTCACGATATCGGAAGGCTTGATGTTCTTTTCGAGCAGCACCTTGATGGCCTCACCAGCCGCCACGCATTCTTTTTTCTTGGCTTCGCTTTCGGCGGGGTTGGATGAGCTGTAAGGCAGGCTCAGTCCCAACGCCTCGATAGCGGTTGCCATGGTATTGGCGGTGTACATTCCGCCGCATGCACCGGGTCCGGGGCATGCGTTATGGATGACACCCTGAAAATCTTCTTCATTGAGTTTGCCAGCCAGTTTTTCGCCGAGTGCTTCGAAGGCGGAAACCACATCCAGTTTGCGATCGTGGTAACATCCCGGGGCGATGGTACCGCCATACACCATGATGGAGGGGCGGTCCAGCCGGCACATGGCCATAACGGATCCGGGCATGTTCTTGTCGCAACCGACCACGGCCACCAGTGCATCGTATCCCATGGCACCCACCACGGTTTCCATCGAATCAGCGATGATATCGCGGGAAGGCAGGGAGTAGCGCATACCGGGTGTACCCATGGAGATACCGTCACTGACGCCGATGGTGTTAAATATCAACCCAACCAGTCCCGCATGCGATGCACCTTCTTTCACAAAAGTTGCCAGGTGGTTCAGGTGCATGTTACAGGGATTGCCCTCGTAACCGGTGCTGGCAATGCCTACCTGAGCTTTTTTCAGATCTTCATCTGTAAGTCCGATGGCATGAAGCATGGCTTGCGCGGCTGGCTGGGTCGGGTCCTGGGTGAGGACTCTGCTGTACTTGTTTAAATCTTTACTCGACATGTTGTAGCAATTGAAATTGAATGTTTGAAGCGATAAACTATACGGAACTGTGGATGATGCGCTCGGAGTGGGTCACGATCTGTCGGTATTTGTTGGACAGGAGGTATCCGAGTGAATCTTTCCACTCCAGTGGGAATATGTATTCGTCAAGGGAAAGGATGCCGGCCACTTCAGCGGCTGTACCTACGAAAAACGCACTGTCTGCGCTGTATGCGAACTCAGGTGTGATGTCGGCTTCTTCCACCGGGATGGCAAGATCCCTGCATATTTCCAGCATGGTGGTTCGGGTGATACCCGGAAGGATATTGCCCCTGGCGGGGGTGAACAGCTTGCCGTCCTTTTCAAAGAAAATATTGGCACCGGAGCCTTCAGCCACGAAGCCACGTTGGTCCATCAACAATGCCTCATCATAACCGTTTTGTCTGGCTTCCT encodes the following:
- the ilvB gene encoding biosynthetic-type acetolactate synthase large subunit, producing MSTAVKTKAPQAPTALKKGKMTGSEAVIQALLHEGVDTIFGYPGGAIMPIYDALYDYQDQVNHVLVRHEQGATHAAQGYARVTGKVGVCFATSGPGATNLITGIADACIDSTPMVCITGQVVSALLGTDAFQETDVIGISMPVTKWNYQVTSAEEIPAAIAKAFFLAKSGRPGPVVVDITKDAQFGELDFQYKPCKQVRSYVPAPKLDMEEVKKAAELLNNAQRPYILAGHGILISGATDALQKVAEKAGIPVASTLLGLSAFPPDHPLYVGMLGMHGNYGPNILTNSCDVLLAVGMRFDDRVTGKLSTYAKQAKVIHIEIDPAEIHKNVKADVPVNADAKLALEALLPLLEKQSHPEWLAEFEACTKKEEEKVTHEALNPTGDELRMSEVVNMLSEMTKGEAIVVTDVGQHQMIGARFYKFRKPDSNVTSGGLGTMGFALPAALGAKIGRPDREVVAIIGDGGFQMTLQEMATIFQTKAAVKVVILNNNFLGMVRQWQQLFFEKRYSFTEMTNPNFVALSKAFGVESERVSERDGLQQAIKNMLDHDGPYLLEVMVEKEDNVFPMVPAGACLTEIKLEK
- the ilvD gene encoding dihydroxy-acid dehydratase, translating into MSSKDLNKYSRVLTQDPTQPAAQAMLHAIGLTDEDLKKAQVGIASTGYEGNPCNMHLNHLATFVKEGASHAGLVGLIFNTIGVSDGISMGTPGMRYSLPSRDIIADSMETVVGAMGYDALVAVVGCDKNMPGSVMAMCRLDRPSIMVYGGTIAPGCYHDRKLDVVSAFEALGEKLAGKLNEEDFQGVIHNACPGPGACGGMYTANTMATAIEALGLSLPYSSSNPAESEAKKKECVAAGEAIKVLLEKNIKPSDIVNRKSFENAITLVMALGGSTNAVLHFLAIARAAGLKWGLEDFQAISDKVPFIADLKPSGRFLMEDLHIVGGVPAVMKVLLDAGYLHGDCLTVTGKTLAENLADVKPLAAGQEVIHALDKPIKATGHIQILYGNLAPEGSVAKITGKEGDHFEGTARVFNSEFEANDGIMAGKVKKGDVVVIRYVGPKGGPGMPEMLKPTSAIMGAGLGKEVALITDGRFSGGTHGFVVGHITPEAMEGGAIALVQDGDTISIDARNRVMEVKISEAELQQRKNKWVKPEPLHNQGILYKYAKSVSSASQGCVTDL